The following are from one region of the Thermococcus cleftensis genome:
- a CDS encoding RNA-protein complex protein Nop10 — protein sequence MHFRIRKCPSCGRYTLRETCPVCGEKTKVAHPPRFSPEDPYGEYRRRLKREQLGLVRRE from the coding sequence ATGCACTTCCGGATAAGGAAGTGTCCCAGCTGCGGGCGCTATACGCTCAGGGAGACCTGCCCTGTCTGCGGTGAGAAGACCAAGGTAGCCCATCCGCCGCGCTTCTCGCCGGAAGACCCGTACGGCGAGTACAGAAGGAGGCTGAAGCGCGAGCAGCTGGGCCTTGTTAGGAGGGAGTGA
- a CDS encoding proteasome assembly chaperone family protein, whose protein sequence is MKETTIYVLERPQLRDPVFIEGLPGIGLVGKLAAEHLIQELNAIKFAELYSPHFMHQVLIKKGSIVELMKNEFYYWKNPDENGRDIIIITGDQQVPPTDSPGHFEVVGKMLDFVSEFGVREIITMGGYQVPELQGEPRVLAAVTHEELVEHYQRRLEGCQVEVIWREDEGGAIVGAAGLLLGMGKLRSMYGISLLGESLGYIVDAKAAKSVLLAVTKILGIEIDMTALEERAKETEEILRKVQEMQRAMLEQQMPPAPEEEDRGYL, encoded by the coding sequence ATGAAAGAGACCACCATCTACGTCCTTGAGAGACCCCAGCTGAGGGATCCCGTGTTCATCGAGGGCCTTCCAGGCATTGGGCTAGTCGGGAAGCTAGCGGCCGAACATCTCATTCAGGAACTCAACGCCATCAAGTTTGCAGAGCTCTATTCACCCCACTTCATGCACCAGGTTCTCATCAAGAAGGGCTCGATAGTCGAGCTAATGAAGAACGAGTTCTACTACTGGAAGAACCCGGACGAGAACGGCCGGGATATCATAATCATCACCGGCGACCAGCAGGTTCCACCAACGGACAGCCCCGGTCACTTCGAGGTAGTTGGAAAGATGCTGGACTTCGTGAGCGAGTTTGGGGTCAGGGAGATAATCACAATGGGCGGCTACCAGGTGCCCGAGCTCCAGGGCGAGCCGAGGGTTCTGGCGGCTGTAACCCACGAGGAGCTGGTCGAGCACTATCAGAGAAGGCTCGAGGGCTGTCAGGTGGAGGTAATTTGGCGCGAGGACGAGGGAGGGGCCATAGTAGGCGCCGCCGGACTGCTCCTCGGCATGGGTAAGCTCCGCTCTATGTACGGGATAAGCCTTCTCGGCGAGAGCCTGGGCTACATCGTCGATGCCAAGGCGGCAAAATCCGTCCTCCTGGCGGTGACGAAGATACTGGGCATCGAGATCGACATGACTGCCCTCGAAGAGCGCGCCAAGGAGACGGAGGAGATACTCAGGAAGGTCCAGGAGATGCAGAGGGCGATGCTGGAGCAGCAGATGCCACCGGCCCCGGAGGAGGAAGACAGGGGCTACCTCTGA
- a CDS encoding energy-coupling factor ABC transporter permease — MHIPDGLLSTPVIVITYAITIAGIAYAVRKLRNFPEEKIPLLGLFAAGIFAAQMVNFPIIGGVSGHLLGATLVAIMLGPYAAVIVMTAVLLIQTLLFGDGGITAIGANILNMGLIGAFIGYAVYTKLKDINETLAMGLASWLSVVLGAALASVEIGLSHSLPFLKVLTLMVGYHSIIGIGEAVLTVLIVHAIRAKLPSVEGVPA; from the coding sequence TTGCACATTCCAGACGGACTGCTGAGCACACCGGTAATAGTGATTACATACGCAATAACGATAGCCGGAATAGCCTACGCGGTGAGGAAGCTCAGAAACTTCCCGGAGGAGAAGATACCGCTCCTCGGGCTCTTCGCGGCAGGAATCTTCGCGGCGCAGATGGTGAACTTCCCAATAATAGGTGGTGTCAGCGGGCACCTGCTGGGAGCAACTCTAGTTGCAATAATGCTCGGGCCCTATGCGGCAGTAATAGTCATGACCGCGGTTCTTCTAATACAGACACTACTCTTCGGTGATGGGGGAATAACGGCAATAGGAGCCAATATTCTCAACATGGGACTGATTGGGGCTTTCATAGGCTACGCCGTTTACACAAAACTCAAGGACATCAACGAGACCCTCGCGATGGGTCTAGCCTCTTGGCTCTCCGTCGTTCTTGGAGCTGCCCTCGCATCGGTCGAGATAGGCCTCAGCCACAGCCTTCCGTTCCTCAAGGTGCTCACCCTGATGGTCGGCTACCACTCGATAATCGGAATCGGTGAGGCCGTACTCACCGTCCTGATAGTCCACGCCATAAGGGCAAAGCTTCCATCGGTGGAGGGGGTGCCGGCATGA
- a CDS encoding PDGLE domain-containing protein yields MRTVFKGLLIIAVVLAVVLPLASSNPDGLEATMEKVGLEENPVYHAPLDYGETWGQSVVMGLLGITLTFAAGYALAKLAKGA; encoded by the coding sequence ATGAGGACGGTCTTTAAGGGTTTGCTCATTATAGCCGTCGTACTGGCGGTGGTTCTCCCCTTAGCCTCAAGCAACCCGGACGGGCTGGAGGCCACGATGGAGAAAGTCGGCCTTGAAGAGAACCCAGTTTACCACGCTCCCCTTGATTACGGGGAAACCTGGGGTCAGAGCGTAGTTATGGGCCTGCTCGGCATAACCCTAACCTTCGCAGCTGGCTATGCTCTAGCAAAGCTTGCAAAGGGTGCCTGA
- a CDS encoding energy-coupling factor transporter transmembrane component T family protein, whose translation MYLPFIFLYAIGVVTRKSITELAYFGLLFLVVVLTMGPKRGVFKKLGFLLGFEGLLFIMALFNPGQAILETPLGPITHEGIHSFFMLLGKAFLSAGTAVVVTSSVGFSRILAEMEALRFPRILTLTLAFTYRYLDIFVDEATRMKRALDSRAFGIGKKEYYKKLGSLIGEIFVRAYLRNGRIYRAMLARGFGEFPHLEEPKPSVWTATLALLALGGLLL comes from the coding sequence GTGTACCTGCCTTTCATTTTCCTTTACGCGATTGGGGTTGTAACGAGAAAGAGCATCACGGAGTTAGCCTATTTTGGGCTCCTTTTCCTTGTCGTTGTGCTCACAATGGGGCCAAAGAGGGGTGTTTTCAAAAAGCTCGGCTTCCTTCTCGGCTTCGAGGGACTTCTGTTTATCATGGCACTCTTCAATCCGGGACAAGCAATCTTAGAGACCCCTCTTGGGCCGATAACCCATGAGGGAATCCACTCGTTTTTCATGCTCCTGGGGAAGGCTTTCCTCTCCGCCGGAACGGCCGTGGTAGTGACCAGCTCGGTGGGCTTCTCCAGGATACTCGCCGAGATGGAGGCACTGAGGTTTCCAAGGATACTAACCCTGACCCTGGCCTTCACATACCGCTACCTCGACATTTTCGTGGACGAGGCAACGAGAATGAAGCGCGCCCTCGACTCAAGGGCCTTTGGGATCGGGAAGAAGGAATACTACAAAAAGCTCGGCTCCCTCATCGGCGAGATATTCGTCAGGGCTTACCTCAGGAACGGGAGGATATACCGGGCTATGCTGGCGAGGGGCTTCGGGGAGTTCCCGCACCTTGAGGAACCGAAGCCGAGTGTTTGGACCGCAACACTTGCCCTTCTCGCTCTGGGGGGACTGCTGCTATGA
- a CDS encoding energy-coupling factor ABC transporter ATP-binding protein has protein sequence MIELRDLYFSYSGSEVLRGINLAIEKGELFGFLGPNGAGKSTLLLHFNGILRPKKGKVLVDGLDPSKKPREARRKVGIVFQDPNDQLFSPTVFEDVAFGPYNLGLRGEKLRERVLWALRKVGMENYADRETKELSFGEKKRIAIATVLAMKPQIIVFDEPFANLDFRGKRLMRELMLELKGEGKTVILASHEADYLSLCDRIALMDRGRIITVGTPEEILGNPGLLREHNLDVPPLVELFLNLGLPVPKSVNEGVEILRKWRA, from the coding sequence ATGATAGAGCTGAGAGACCTTTACTTCTCCTACTCCGGCAGTGAAGTGCTGAGGGGAATAAACCTCGCGATTGAGAAGGGAGAACTCTTCGGATTCCTCGGACCAAACGGGGCTGGAAAAAGCACCCTGCTCCTCCATTTCAACGGGATCCTCAGGCCAAAGAAGGGCAAAGTTCTTGTGGACGGCCTTGATCCTTCAAAAAAGCCAAGGGAGGCCAGGAGAAAAGTTGGTATAGTCTTTCAGGACCCCAACGACCAGCTGTTCTCGCCGACCGTCTTTGAGGACGTTGCATTCGGCCCTTACAACCTCGGCCTCAGGGGGGAGAAGCTGAGGGAGCGGGTTCTCTGGGCCTTGAGAAAGGTAGGCATGGAGAACTATGCAGACAGGGAAACCAAGGAGCTCAGCTTTGGTGAGAAAAAGAGGATAGCGATAGCCACAGTCCTTGCCATGAAGCCACAGATAATAGTATTCGATGAACCCTTCGCCAACCTCGATTTCAGGGGCAAGAGGCTGATGCGGGAGCTCATGCTCGAACTGAAGGGGGAGGGAAAGACCGTTATCTTAGCTTCCCACGAGGCCGATTACCTCTCGCTCTGCGACAGGATAGCCCTTATGGACCGCGGAAGGATTATCACGGTCGGGACTCCCGAAGAGATACTTGGAAATCCAGGACTCCTTAGGGAGCACAATCTGGACGTGCCCCCACTGGTAGAGCTGTTCCTGAACCTCGGCCTGCCAGTACCGAAGAGCGTGAACGAGGGGGTAGAGATTCTGAGGAAATGGCGGGCTTGA
- the glmM gene encoding phosphoglucosamine mutase, with translation MGRLFGTFGVRGIANEKITPEFALKMGMAFGTMLRREGRKRPLVVVGRDTRVSGEMLKNALISGLLSVGCDVIDVGIAPTPAIQWATAHFKADGGAVITASHNPPEYNGIKLLEPNGMGLKKEREAVVEEVFFKEDFDRARWDEIGEVREEDIIKPYIEAIKARVDVEAIRKRRPFVVVDVSNGAGSLTLPYLLRELGCKVVSVNAHPDGHFPARNPEPNEENLRGFMEIVKALGADFGVAQDGDADRAVFIDENGRFIQGDKTFALVADAVLRENGGGLLVTTIATSNLLDDIAKRNNAEVLRTKVGDLIVARALLEHNGTIGGEENGGVIFPDFVLGRDGAMTTAKIVEIFAKSGKKFSELIDELPKYYQFKTKRHVEGDRKAIVAKVAELAEKKGYRVDTTDGTKILFEDGWVLVRASGTEPIIRVFSEAKSEEKAREYLELGLGLLEEAIRR, from the coding sequence ATGGGAAGGCTCTTTGGGACCTTCGGCGTCAGGGGGATAGCGAACGAGAAGATAACGCCTGAGTTTGCCCTCAAGATGGGCATGGCCTTCGGAACCATGCTCAGGAGGGAGGGGAGGAAAAGGCCGCTCGTCGTAGTCGGCAGGGACACCCGCGTTAGCGGGGAGATGCTGAAAAACGCATTGATAAGCGGCCTCCTCAGCGTCGGCTGCGACGTCATTGATGTCGGCATCGCTCCAACGCCTGCAATCCAGTGGGCCACGGCTCACTTCAAGGCCGACGGTGGGGCCGTTATAACCGCTTCCCACAATCCACCCGAATACAACGGCATAAAGCTCCTCGAACCGAACGGCATGGGACTTAAGAAGGAGAGAGAAGCGGTTGTCGAGGAGGTCTTCTTTAAAGAGGACTTCGACAGGGCCAGGTGGGACGAGATAGGCGAGGTCAGGGAGGAGGACATCATCAAGCCCTACATCGAGGCGATAAAGGCTCGCGTTGACGTTGAGGCGATAAGGAAGAGGAGGCCCTTCGTGGTCGTCGATGTCTCCAACGGCGCCGGCTCTCTAACGCTCCCCTACCTCCTCAGGGAGCTCGGCTGTAAAGTGGTGAGCGTGAACGCCCACCCCGACGGCCACTTTCCTGCTAGAAACCCCGAGCCCAACGAGGAGAACCTGAGGGGGTTCATGGAGATTGTGAAGGCTTTGGGTGCCGACTTCGGGGTCGCCCAGGACGGCGACGCCGACAGGGCTGTCTTCATAGACGAGAACGGCCGCTTCATACAGGGCGACAAGACATTCGCGCTCGTTGCCGATGCCGTTCTGAGGGAGAACGGCGGTGGGCTTCTCGTTACCACGATAGCGACCTCTAACCTGCTCGATGACATAGCGAAGAGGAACAACGCGGAGGTGCTGAGGACGAAGGTAGGCGACCTCATCGTTGCGAGGGCACTCCTTGAACACAACGGAACCATCGGCGGCGAGGAGAACGGGGGTGTAATCTTTCCGGACTTCGTGCTCGGCAGGGACGGGGCGATGACAACGGCAAAAATAGTCGAGATCTTCGCAAAGTCGGGCAAGAAGTTCAGCGAGCTGATTGATGAGCTTCCGAAATACTACCAGTTCAAGACGAAGAGGCACGTTGAGGGCGACAGGAAGGCGATAGTGGCGAAGGTGGCGGAGCTCGCTGAAAAGAAGGGTTACAGGGTGGACACCACCGACGGAACCAAAATTCTCTTTGAAGACGGCTGGGTACTCGTGAGGGCCAGCGGAACGGAGCCGATAATTAGGGTCTTCAGCGAGGCGAAGAGCGAGGAAAAAGCCAGGGAGTACCTCGAGCTCGGGCTGGGGCTTCTGGAAGAGGCTATAAGAAGGTGA